The window GTGAGCCATTAGCCGTTCTCTGGAAGCGTTCCTCAACCCCAACCCCATAGAACTCAATCACCCGCAGACCAGCATCATAGTCCGCAACATAGGCATAACTGCCGGCTACCGCAACGCCATAGGCAGTGCCTCGGGTATCATAATATCCGACCTCATTGGGATGTGCCGGGTGAAACACATCAATCACCCGCAGACCAACCCAGTCGTCTGCAACATAGGCATAACTGCCGGCTACCGCAACGCCATAGGCATAGCCTGGGGTCCGACAGTATCCGACCTCATTGGGATTTGCCGGGTCAGACACATCAATCACCCGCAGACCACCATAATAGTCCGCAACATAGGCATAACTGCCGGCTACCGCAACGCCAAGGGCATAGTCTGGAGTCCGACAGTATCCTACCTCATTGGGATTTTCCGGGTCAGACACATCAACCACCCGCAGACCAGAATAAAAGTCAGCAACATAGGCATAACTGCCGGCTACCGCAACGCCAAGGGCAGAGCCTGGGGTGTCATAGTATCCGACCTCCTGAGGATGTGCCGGGTGAAACACATCAATCACCCGCAGACCAGAAAACCCGTCAGCAACATAGGCATAACTGCCGGCTACCGCAACGCCAAGGGCAGAGCCTGGGGTGTCATAGTATCCGACCTCCTTGGGATTTGCCGGGTCAGACACATCAATCACCCGCAGACCAGAATAACCGTCAGCAACATAGGCATAACTGCCGGCTACCGCAACGCCAAGGGCAGTGTCCGGGGTATTGCAGGTCCCGAGTCTTGTTGGAGTTGTGGGACTGGTTACATCCCATATCTCAAGACCTGCCTTTCCTCCTGCAATGTAGAGCCGATTTGACTCTTGCGCCAAGCCCCTACCAACGTCGCGGGTGTGAATAGCCTCTGAAAGTTTCACCGGATTTGCGGGATTGCTCACATCAAGCACATAGACCCCACCACCAGAACCAACAAATGCCAGGTGCCGGTTCGGGTCAAGCACCACCGCATTACAATAAGGACCAAATGGCCAGGAGCCTATCTCCCGGCAGTTGAGCGAGTCCAGGGCATAAACATTTGCGGTCAAAACAAAAAAGACCGCAACTATCAGAACACATCTTTTCATTTTACCTCCCTTGGAGTTTATCTAATTATACCCATTTTATGTCATTTGTCAAGAAGAAATGTAACACCGACAGATTGACATTGACAAGGAAGGTTTATTATGTGTTAGTTCTTAGGCTCAATCACCAGCCGGAAGGTGTCTGACCAGTCTGACTCCTTACGGTCAATGTCTTTTGCCTTTGCCCTGATAAAGTAGAGTCCGGTCTGATAGTAAATGTGGGTGCGTTCAATGGTATCCCCGCTCTGGAAGAAATATGACCACTGCGGTTTGGTGGTGTCGCCCCAATCAATGAGATAGGTGATGACATTGTCCTCAGGGTCAATTGAATAAATATGAATCAAAACCGTGTCACCAACATCTGCCCGGTTTCTGCCGAAGATGACCGGCTTTTCCGGCGGCAGGTTTTTACCACAACCGCTTATGACCGAACTTACAATAAAAGTTGACCCGATAAGGAATAAAATAAAACACCTCATCTTGCCCCTTTTCTCATCTGACAATCAGAACCTTTTCTGTCCCCGCCTTTTTCTTTATGAAATAAATACCCGGTTTTAGAGAAGCGATGCCATTTGGTCCAGGATAAAAGTTTAACACCTTTTTACCAGCAATGTCAAAGAGAACCGCAGGGAGGTTCTGAAGGATGAAGGTTGAGGTTAAGGTTGAGGTAGGAAATAGGATATTAGAATTAGTTTCTTCGGTGATGCCAATAAGGCTCACGCTCCAGTTCTCGCCGCCATCAGTTGTTACCACAACCACATCGGTTCCAGCTGCCATCCCTCGGAGCGAGTCGGCAAAGTCAATATCAAAAAGGGTAGAGTCCGCGCCTGAGTTCTGCAAAACCCAGTTGTTGCCACCATCAGAGGTATGGATTATCGTCCCATTCCTGCCGCAAGCCCAGCCGCAAGTCGGACTGACAAACTTTAACGCCCGGAGAAATCTCGCACCTTGAGGAAGATTCTGCTGCACCCAGGAATTGCCGCCATCACTTGTGTGCAGAACGACCGCCCTGAAGTTACGGTCATCACCACCAACAACCCAGCCTGAAAGGGAATCGGCAAAATACACATCATAGAAATCATAGGTGGTGTCCTGGTGCAAGATTACCCAGGAGTCGCCGCCATTGGTCGTTTTGGCAATTATGCCCTGACCACCAAGAAATGTGTCGCCCTGAGGCCAGTGTCCGGCAACAAGAAAGCCATAATTACGGTCAAGAAAGAATACGCCCTGACACTCAAGGGTGTCTCCATGGGGAAAGGGCGGTTTCGGCAGAAAAACCTGCTCCCAGACAGCACCACCATCAGTTGTCCTTAATTGGACATAGTCACCACCTGCTGCCCAGCCAAACATATTATCAACAAACCTGATTCTTGCCGCATGCTTTGGACCACCTAAATTTTTCCTTTCCCAGGTATCGCCACCATTGGTAGTGCGCCAGATTTCGCCGGTCCTGCCGCAGGTCCAGCCTGAATCGGGTGTTAAAAAGAAGACATCAAAGAAGTCGCGGACGGTGAGAATGTTCACCTCATTCCAGGTGATACCAAAATCGCTTGTGTGGTAAATTAGTGTTGTATCCATTGTAACCACCCAGGCATCATTACCACCTGGTGGTGTTGCCACACCGTGGTAAATCAATGCCCAGAGTGGTGATAATAATAAAGAGACACTAAAAATGAGGAACAACCTTCGCATTTACTCTCCCTTTCTTTTTATCTCAAGACAACTACCCTTTTCTCAACAGAGATTTTATTATTTCCAAGAGTATCGGTCAACCGCAAGATATAAACACCAGCAGGCACCCGCTTTCCTTTTTCATCTCTAAGGTCCCAGAATAAACGATTATTAGCACCAGCTGAAAATGTCAATTGCCTGACCTCTCTACCGGTAATATCAAAGACCGAAGAGCGAAGACCGAAGACCGGGGACCGGCTAATATCCAGCCAGACACCTCTGGTGGCTACACTGGGGAAAATCTTAAAGGTAAAAGGAAGGGCTGCGTCCTCTTTCTCACAGATGAATGTGAATGTATCAGGCGGATTGGTTGTCCACTTTATCGCCCGGTGGGGGACAATTTCAGCCGCTGGTGCAGGATACATCCCGGCAAATGTCCATTCCAGTCCATCATCGTGATTTTGACTCTGAATCCCAACTGTGGCAAAGTTATGGCTGTTACCCCAGATGGTATCATCGTTCTGAACAAAAAGGTACTGGCACACAATCGGTCCATCACCGGTAAGGGTCTGATAATATGCCGGGTCGAAAAGAATCGCCTGAAAGGTCTGCTGTTCAGCGACAATGGGATTACGAAATCCATGGATGTGATAGACATTGCTCCATTCAACAATAAAGCGGTGCTGAGGCTCATCATAAAAGTAATACACACCTCCGGCATTCAGCGTATCGGTTCGGAAATCATCCCAGAAAACCGCAACAAATCCATCTGGTCCCTGCGCAGATGGAATGTGCCAGTTATATGGGTCACCAAACCAGGTATTGCCCATCGCAATATAGCCGTTATCACATACCGAGATTGTCTCATAATTTTGTCCGTAAAACCGGAAGGTAAATGGCAACTGGACCTCAACCGCACGGTCGTTACCGATAGTTATTCGTGTGCCTTGCCCGCCCTGATTCGGGTCAATCTCAATCCAGTTAAATTCTGGTCTTTCCTGATAACCAATGTCAGTATCATCGTAGCCATAATAACCATATCGGTCAGGTCCGAACGGCGTTGAGGAAACAGGCTGTCCGATTGTAACAGAAAAACTTATCTGCTGGTTGAATCCTTCTGCGCCAGTCAGGGTTAGATAAAGCAGAAATTTATGCCCGATTGCAACTTCGGCATTGACCTGGACCTTAAAGCGGTCAATGGTATTTGCTGCTGAATCACCAGATGGAATATTACCAAAATATCCTGTTGAATCTAAGACCCTAATCGCTGCTGGGTTTGCAGAGCGCAATATACCGGTAACATTATTGGCATCTCCTTCGCCCCTGTTTAAAACCGTAATCGCAACCTCAACACTTTCTCCCGGGTCAAGAACGCCATTTTGGTCATAAACAGTGTAGCGCCTCCCATCAAAAGTAGGTCCGTGCACATCAATGGTGAAGCCGGAATACCAGATACTGTCCTCGCTGGCAATTCTCAAGCGTAATGGCAGCCTCTGACCGCTTGTGCAGGAAGGGGCGACAGATATCTGAAAAGGTTCAGCAGTCCCCTCCTGACCGGGTGCAAGTGAACCGTAGTTACGGACAGAGTCAGCTACTGAACAAAAGGAATCGAGTGCGCTTAAAACGGCTATGGTATTGTTTGCGGTCTGACTTAGCCCGTAATTCTTTAAAACAACAGAAAGATTGGTCAAATTTCCTGGATTAACAGTGTCAGGTGAATGGCGCAAATGTCCTACAAACACCCCTCTAATTACACCCAAACTGTAACCCAAATGGGGCTTGAGATTCCTGCCAGTTACGGTAACAAACATAGTGTCAGCGGTTGTTGTGGAAATATTGAACCGGGCAAAACCAGCGCGGTCGGTCCGTCGCACTTCCTGAACTTCACCAAGTTTGAATAAGCACACCTGGGCATTTTCAACTGGATTTCCCATTGCATCACGCACATTAACCGAAAAAGAGGTCGTGCCCACTGGATATTCGCTGGGATAGGAAACGACAATCTCCTGCGGAACACCCGTCCACATCTCCATTGCCGGGTCACCAAGGAGATTGTAGACATGAAAATAAATGACAAGGTCTTCAGAATCCGCGCGCAGGGGGAAATTAATCAACTGCTCAAGTTTACCGCAATACATCGCCGGACCCAGGGTAGTAATGCTGCGGTCAAAAATTGCCTGATAAATCCCATAGTCCATACAGTTGTTCCACCTCGTTGAAGTTCCAGTATAGGATGCACCCCAGAATCCCACACCACCTTTGGGCGCAGTTGGCGTTCCTGCTCGCAACCAGGCTTCACCAAAACAGGGGTTTGCCTGATAATTGCCGGTCCCACAATAGAGGCTGGTGATAACTGGTAATTTCCAGCCATTATTGAGATTATAAACATCGCTAATCTGAAACTGGGGATAATTCCAGCCGCTTGCCTGCCCCCAACCTCGACCGTTGATAAACAAAACACCGTTATTCACAGAGGTATCAATCGGTCCGCGACCAGAAGCGGTAGGTGGATAAAAAACGGTATCAACGATGTTGAACCCTTTTGCCAAAAGTTTTTCCCGAATGCGGCGTTTGGTCACGAGCGCGGTAACCGCTGGTGTCCCTCCTTCCTGATAACTTGTCCCGACCATCAGCGCCCGTTTAAACCAAAAGGTATCTTCAGTATAAGGATTGGACTCATAGCCGATAATCTTTGCGACGATGCAGTCAAGTTCAGAAATGTTCGCTGCTGGCAGTCTGCCGACAAAAAGGTCGCTGAGAAAATCTTCACCATCAACAAGGGAATAAGGATGGTCTGTTACACAGGAGGTGGCACCAGGGGTAGGAAAGGCAGGAATCTTGTTTATGGCACCGACAAGTAGAACATATTCAATTTTAGGGCTCCAGTTCTGATACGCCTCGCGAATAAAGTTTCTAATCTGGTCTCGTTGGGTGCCGGTCTCTGAGGTCTTCTTAACCCAAACCTTAAAACCCTTCCGCTCCTTCCACCTTGCCAGAGGTAAAATGTTATCATAAAAATCATCCGGCACGATAATCAGATAACCTCTCAGTCCATCCTCCTGGTGAAGTTTAAAATGCCACGGGCAAATTATTTGTGCCATCCCACCTTTGGTTGCCACTCTGTCAATTGACTGGTTATAATTTATACTAAGTTTGACCTCCTTTTCGCTCCGGATAATTAAAGGCACAACTTCAATTCCAGCGGCAATCATCCTGGTTCCAAATTGCCATTGACATTCATCATCGGTCCGCACCTCTGGTAATCGTTCGCCTAATACCGGCACAAGAACTGCCACCGCCCTTGATGTTTCTGTTGGAACAAATCTAATTTCAATCTGGTCATTGGTGATCAGACCGGCCTGGAGATTAGCAGCAATTAAAAAGAGTAACAATTGGCTCATTTAGAACTCCTTCTTGACGGTAACTATGCCAAGGTCACGGTCAAGAACGAGGAAATAACTGGTTTCAGTTACCACCCCTACCCCATAGGCATAAGGTGTCTTAATCTGTGCCATAAGATAAGGCTCAGAAGGGTTGGCGCAGTTGACAACCGCAACGCCACCTGAACCGCAGGCGATAAAAATCAGACTATCATCTACAGTAACCGAGTTGGCATAGCCATCGAGTGCAATCCTACTCAATTCCCTCAAATTGCCTGGTTCGTGAGCATCAATTACCATCAATCCATCCCGTCCATCAGCCACATATAATCTCGCATCATTTACCGTCACTCCGCGGGCATTCCCAGGCGTGTCAAAACCGCTTAATTGAACCGGCGGAAATGTGTCCAGACGCCAAGCGGCGACACCCAATTGCTCGCAGGCAACAAAACCTCGATGATCAGCTATCACCACACTACGGCAGTTGCGCGGATAATAGTATTGGAATCTGAGATTCGGATAACGGGGGTCAGTTATATTTACGGCGAGAAACTGAGCACCAGCAGCAATATAAGCCCAAGTGTCCTGGACCGCAATATCATACCCATATCCGGGCTGAGGATATTCAAGAACTCCTACAATTTTAAGGCTTTCAGGATTCTGGATATTAACTATCATCAGTTCCTTATACCCGTACGCAATATAGGCGAAACTGTCCTTAACCGCCACCCCCCAGGCAACATTGAGTGAATCCATTATCCGTGCAAGAAATAGCGGTGAGACCGGATTGGTTATATCATATACTGCTAAACCCGCCTGTCCGTCAGCGATATAGGCACGATTTCCCTGAACTGCAATGTCGTGTGGATACCCCTGGGTTTTCAACGAGTTGACGATGATAAACCTCTGAATGACAAAACTCCTTGTTTCCGACCATTCACTCCAGACGCCCTTCTCATTTTGCACCCGCACCC is drawn from candidate division WOR-3 bacterium and contains these coding sequences:
- a CDS encoding C25 family cysteine peptidase, which gives rise to MSQLLLFLIAANLQAGLITNDQIEIRFVPTETSRAVAVLVPVLGERLPEVRTDDECQWQFGTRMIAAGIEVVPLIIRSEKEVKLSINYNQSIDRVATKGGMAQIICPWHFKLHQEDGLRGYLIIVPDDFYDNILPLARWKERKGFKVWVKKTSETGTQRDQIRNFIREAYQNWSPKIEYVLLVGAINKIPAFPTPGATSCVTDHPYSLVDGEDFLSDLFVGRLPAANISELDCIVAKIIGYESNPYTEDTFWFKRALMVGTSYQEGGTPAVTALVTKRRIREKLLAKGFNIVDTVFYPPTASGRGPIDTSVNNGVLFINGRGWGQASGWNYPQFQISDVYNLNNGWKLPVITSLYCGTGNYQANPCFGEAWLRAGTPTAPKGGVGFWGASYTGTSTRWNNCMDYGIYQAIFDRSITTLGPAMYCGKLEQLINFPLRADSEDLVIYFHVYNLLGDPAMEMWTGVPQEIVVSYPSEYPVGTTSFSVNVRDAMGNPVENAQVCLFKLGEVQEVRRTDRAGFARFNISTTTADTMFVTVTGRNLKPHLGYSLGVIRGVFVGHLRHSPDTVNPGNLTNLSVVLKNYGLSQTANNTIAVLSALDSFCSVADSVRNYGSLAPGQEGTAEPFQISVAPSCTSGQRLPLRLRIASEDSIWYSGFTIDVHGPTFDGRRYTVYDQNGVLDPGESVEVAITVLNRGEGDANNVTGILRSANPAAIRVLDSTGYFGNIPSGDSAANTIDRFKVQVNAEVAIGHKFLLYLTLTGAEGFNQQISFSVTIGQPVSSTPFGPDRYGYYGYDDTDIGYQERPEFNWIEIDPNQGGQGTRITIGNDRAVEVQLPFTFRFYGQNYETISVCDNGYIAMGNTWFGDPYNWHIPSAQGPDGFVAVFWDDFRTDTLNAGGVYYFYDEPQHRFIVEWSNVYHIHGFRNPIVAEQQTFQAILFDPAYYQTLTGDGPIVCQYLFVQNDDTIWGNSHNFATVGIQSQNHDDGLEWTFAGMYPAPAAEIVPHRAIKWTTNPPDTFTFICEKEDAALPFTFKIFPSVATRGVWLDISRSPVFGLRSSVFDITGREVRQLTFSAGANNRLFWDLRDEKGKRVPAGVYILRLTDTLGNNKISVEKRVVVLR
- a CDS encoding YCF48-related protein, whose protein sequence is MRRLFLIFSVSLLLSPLWALIYHGVATPPGGNDAWVVTMDTTLIYHTSDFGITWNEVNILTVRDFFDVFFLTPDSGWTCGRTGEIWRTTNGGDTWERKNLGGPKHAARIRFVDNMFGWAAGGDYVQLRTTDGGAVWEQVFLPKPPFPHGDTLECQGVFFLDRNYGFLVAGHWPQGDTFLGGQGIIAKTTNGGDSWVILHQDTTYDFYDVYFADSLSGWVVGGDDRNFRAVVLHTSDGGNSWVQQNLPQGARFLRALKFVSPTCGWACGRNGTIIHTSDGGNNWVLQNSGADSTLFDIDFADSLRGMAAGTDVVVVTTDGGENWSVSLIGITEETNSNILFPTSTLTSTFILQNLPAVLFDIAGKKVLNFYPGPNGIASLKPGIYFIKKKAGTEKVLIVR